In one Lolium rigidum isolate FL_2022 chromosome 3, APGP_CSIRO_Lrig_0.1, whole genome shotgun sequence genomic region, the following are encoded:
- the LOC124700212 gene encoding serine carboxypeptidase-like 2 — MDMPKQLLLLLVVVVTAASYGCPAAAAAARERNTITHVKGFDGPLPFSLETGYVEVDETHGAELFYYFIQSERSPQEDPLILWITGGPGCSALSGLLFEIGPLKFDVAGYTEGFPRLVYFEDSWTQVSNVIFLDAPVGTGFSYAREEEGLNVSLTGTGRQLRIFLQKWLAEHPEFASNPLYVGGDSYSGYTVPVTALEIANHPEGGLNLKGYLVGNAATDDKYDTGGKVPFMHGMGLISDELYDAAQGSCMGDFVSPPTNAQCANALQEISQATWAINPVHILEPMCGLAMRPPTTTSNVLARRSARMLVQEQDMLRLPVECRDNGYRLSYIWADDAEVRETLGIREGSIGAWSRCTTLMHFRHDLRSTIPYHRNLTQRGYRGLVYNGDHDMDMTFVGTQAWIRTLGYPVVEPWRPWYANRQVAGFTTEYAYNLTFATVKGGGHTAPEYRPKECLAMLDRWTSTVGKI; from the coding sequence ATGGACATGCCCAAGCAgttgctgctgctcctcgtcgtcgTAGTTACAGCAGCCAGCTACGGTTgtccggcggcggctgcggcggcaaGGGAGAGAAATACCATCACGCACGTGAAGGGGTTCGATGGCCCTCTTCCCTTCTCCCTGGAGACCGGTTACGTGGAGGTAGACGAGACACACGGCGCGGAGCTCTTCTACTACTTCATCCAGTCGGAGCGCAGcccgcaagaggaccctctcatcCTCTGGATCACCGGCGGCCCCGGCTGCTCCGCCCTCTCCGGCCTCCTCTTCGAAATCGGCCCTCTCAAGTTCGACGTCGCCGGATACACCGAGGGCTTCCCGCGCCTCGTCTACTTCGAGGACTCATGGACCCAGGTGAGCAACGTCATATTCCTGGACGCGCCCGTGGGGACGGGCTTCTCCTACGCGCGGGAGGAAGAGGGGCTCAACGTCAGCCTTACCGGCACCGGAAGGCAGCTCCGGATATTCCTGCAGAAGTGGCTGGCCGAGCACCCCGAGTTCGCCTCCAACCCTCTCTACGTCGGCGGCGACTCCTACTCCGGCTACACCGTCCCGGTCACCGCGCTCGAGATCGCCAACCATCCTGAGGGTGGCCTCAACCTTAAGGGGTACCTGGTGGGCAACGCCGCCACGGACGACAAGTACGACACCGGCGGCAAGGTTCCCTTCATGCACGGCATGGGGCTCATATCCGACGAGCTCTACGATGCGGCGCAGGGCAGCTGCATGGGGGACTTCGTCAGCCCGCCGACGAACGCGCAGTGCGCCAACGCGCTGCAGGAGATCAGCCAGGCCACCTGGGCCATCAACCCGGTGCACATCCTGGAGCCCATGTGCGGACTGGCGATGCGGCCTCCGACAACAACAAGCAACGTCCTCGCAAGAAGATCAGCGAGGATGCTGGTGCAGGAGCAGGACATGCTGCGTCTCCCCGTAGAGTGTCGGGACAACGGGTACAGACTGTCGTACATCTGGGCGGACGACGCGGAGGTGAGGGAGACGCTGGGCATCAGGGAGGGATCAATCGGTGCGTGGAGCCGGTGCACCACGCTGATGCACTTCCGCCACGATTTGCGCAGCACAATACCTTACCACCGCAACCTGACGCAGCGCGGGTACCGGGGCTTGGTGTACAACGGCGACCACGACATGGACATGACCTTCGTGGGCACGCAGGCGTGGATTAGGACGCTGGGCTACCCCGTGGTGGAGCCATGGAGGCCGTGGTACGCCAACCGTCAGGTCGCAGGGTTCACGACGGAGTATGCCTACAATCTCACTTTCGCCACCGTCAAGGGCGGTGGCCACACCGCGCCCGAGTACCGTCCAAAGGAGTGCCTTGCTATGCTCGACAGATGGACCTCAACCGTCGGCAAGATCTAA